From Coriobacteriaceae bacterium, a single genomic window includes:
- a CDS encoding 4-alpha-glucanotransferase: MRLIHNSRLPQFRTPFGAVTTGTSVTLSVILEDADPNQATLKLRTWVDEIGESLYPMTHEGDGIFTVELECAEPCLVWYSFICNIEGQPEVRLGAPQGRTGGEGVTYDYAEVPSFQITVYKHRENRPTWYERGMVYQIFPDRYARDEHWRERTMTELEKPRKGIQRRMVEDWNEPPVYERAEDGSIKTWDFYGGSLKGIQEDLPRIAELGFTAIYLNPIFEAASNHRYDTADYTKIDPILGTEQDFTELCQAAEKLGISIILDGVFNHTGDDSIYFNRYGNYPGVGAWQSEDSPWRDAFTFHEDGSYDCWWGVGNMPAINENSELVRERLLGKDGVIRKWLRAGAHGWRLDVADELSDDFLAEIKKAVLAEKPDALLLGEVWEDASNKISYGHLRRYLQGSELDSAMDYPFRDMVIGFLMGYKNAYQAAEDIETLRENYPSEALSCALNLLSSHDRPRIISVLGGGPDESQLPECERSKWRLDEGAMGLAKSRFWLATLMQMTFPGVPSIYYGDEYGLEGLTDPGNRRTMPTKDQLHDFDTLAIVKNASAVRRALPFMVDGEIKAFALNDEVLAYNRTGKDGESATVIINRSLRNSHRVTIPALGECASDVISGHECVIHNGTVTLDLYPLGSSIIYHHAEQRLQEPLDHGAGVVCHITSVPTDDGKPGTIGAPTRRFIDHLAAMGMRYWQVLPVNPTDFFRSPYAGPSAFAGNINLLPESHEELAADFKTWKAHGGEDADPLYTAFKHRNADWLEKYCVYMAVKKHFEGESRHDWPADVARYNEHLIDDKRFHDEAELQAYMQYRFDLAWCELMNYAHKKGIEVIGDIPMYVSDDSADAWSEPENFWLSDTGKAIEISGAPPDNFAPEGQVWGNPTFRWDHMKENGYRWWMDRLRRAFSLYDRVRLDHFLGFHSYFSIPAGKACADGRWLAGPGKDLFQTAYDELGPLNFIAEDLGYLTPGVRAMASTCGFPGMDVLEFSDYDVRNGINPTPGKILYTSTHDTSTLAGWCTRSFTGGDEPSGKEFAGKLMGDALASDAPLVMMPLQDVLGLGDDARMNVPGVATGNWTWQADEADIEAAEDKTAQLLRNTHRFWGEA; this comes from the coding sequence ATGAGATTGATTCACAACAGCCGCCTGCCGCAGTTTCGCACTCCATTTGGTGCTGTGACCACTGGAACTTCCGTTACGCTCTCCGTGATTTTGGAGGACGCCGATCCCAACCAGGCAACGCTTAAGCTGCGCACCTGGGTCGACGAGATCGGGGAATCTCTGTATCCCATGACGCACGAGGGCGATGGCATCTTTACCGTCGAACTGGAATGCGCCGAGCCCTGTCTTGTCTGGTACAGCTTTATATGTAATATCGAGGGCCAGCCCGAGGTCCGCTTGGGCGCACCGCAGGGTCGCACCGGCGGCGAGGGCGTAACCTACGACTACGCCGAGGTGCCGTCCTTCCAGATTACCGTCTACAAGCACCGCGAGAACCGTCCCACCTGGTACGAGCGCGGCATGGTCTACCAGATCTTCCCCGACCGCTATGCACGTGACGAGCATTGGCGTGAGCGCACAATGACAGAGCTCGAAAAGCCGCGTAAGGGCATTCAGCGTCGCATGGTCGAGGATTGGAACGAGCCGCCCGTCTACGAGCGCGCCGAGGACGGCTCCATTAAGACCTGGGACTTCTATGGCGGCTCGCTCAAGGGCATCCAAGAGGATCTTCCTCGCATTGCAGAGTTGGGCTTTACGGCCATCTACCTCAACCCCATCTTCGAGGCCGCGAGCAACCACCGCTACGATACGGCCGACTACACCAAGATCGATCCGATCCTGGGCACCGAGCAGGACTTTACCGAGCTGTGCCAGGCAGCCGAGAAGCTGGGCATTTCCATTATTCTGGACGGCGTCTTCAACCACACGGGCGACGACTCGATCTACTTTAACCGCTATGGTAACTACCCCGGTGTGGGCGCCTGGCAGAGCGAGGATTCGCCGTGGCGCGATGCGTTTACCTTCCACGAGGACGGCTCGTACGACTGCTGGTGGGGCGTGGGCAATATGCCCGCCATCAACGAGAACTCCGAGCTGGTGCGCGAGAGGCTCCTGGGCAAGGATGGCGTGATTCGCAAATGGCTGCGTGCCGGCGCTCACGGCTGGCGTCTGGACGTCGCTGACGAGCTTTCTGACGACTTCCTGGCCGAGATCAAGAAGGCAGTACTCGCCGAAAAGCCCGACGCGCTGCTGCTCGGCGAGGTCTGGGAGGACGCCTCCAACAAGATTAGCTACGGTCATCTGCGCCGCTACCTGCAGGGCTCCGAGCTTGATTCCGCCATGGACTACCCCTTCCGCGACATGGTCATCGGATTTTTGATGGGCTACAAGAACGCCTACCAGGCGGCCGAGGATATTGAGACCCTGCGCGAGAACTACCCGAGCGAGGCATTGTCCTGCGCGCTCAATCTGCTCTCGAGCCACGACCGTCCGCGCATTATTTCGGTTCTTGGCGGCGGCCCCGACGAGTCGCAGCTGCCCGAGTGCGAGCGCAGCAAATGGCGTTTGGACGAAGGCGCGATGGGCCTGGCCAAGAGCCGTTTTTGGCTCGCGACGCTCATGCAAATGACCTTCCCCGGCGTGCCTTCGATCTACTATGGCGACGAGTACGGCCTGGAGGGTCTTACCGACCCGGGCAACCGCCGCACCATGCCGACCAAGGACCAGCTGCACGACTTTGACACGCTGGCTATCGTTAAGAACGCCTCGGCCGTACGCCGTGCGCTGCCGTTTATGGTCGACGGCGAAATCAAGGCCTTCGCGCTCAATGACGAGGTGCTTGCCTACAACCGTACGGGCAAGGACGGCGAGTCCGCGACCGTCATTATCAACCGCAGCCTGCGCAATTCGCATCGCGTGACGATCCCGGCGCTCGGCGAATGCGCAAGCGACGTCATTAGCGGCCACGAGTGCGTGATCCACAACGGCACGGTCACGCTCGACCTGTACCCGCTGGGCTCATCGATTATCTATCACCACGCCGAGCAGCGCCTGCAGGAGCCGCTCGATCACGGTGCGGGCGTCGTGTGTCACATCACCTCAGTGCCGACCGACGACGGCAAGCCCGGCACGATCGGCGCGCCCACGCGTCGCTTTATCGACCACCTGGCCGCCATGGGCATGCGCTACTGGCAGGTCCTGCCCGTCAACCCGACGGATTTCTTCCGCTCCCCTTACGCTGGCCCTTCGGCCTTTGCCGGCAATATCAACCTGCTGCCAGAGAGCCATGAGGAGCTGGCGGCAGACTTTAAGACCTGGAAGGCCCACGGCGGCGAGGATGCTGACCCGCTCTACACCGCGTTTAAACATCGCAATGCCGACTGGCTCGAGAAGTACTGCGTCTACATGGCCGTCAAAAAGCACTTTGAGGGCGAGTCGCGCCACGATTGGCCGGCCGATGTCGCGCGCTACAACGAGCATCTGATTGACGACAAGCGCTTCCACGACGAGGCGGAACTGCAGGCATACATGCAGTATCGCTTTGACCTGGCCTGGTGCGAGCTCATGAACTACGCGCACAAGAAGGGCATCGAGGTTATCGGCGACATTCCGATGTACGTCTCGGACGATTCGGCTGACGCGTGGAGCGAGCCCGAGAATTTCTGGCTTTCCGATACCGGCAAGGCGATTGAGATTTCCGGCGCGCCGCCCGACAACTTTGCGCCCGAGGGCCAGGTATGGGGCAACCCCACCTTCCGCTGGGATCACATGAAGGAGAACGGCTACCGCTGGTGGATGGACCGTCTACGCCGTGCGTTCTCGCTGTACGACCGTGTACGCCTTGATCACTTCCTGGGCTTCCACAGCTACTTTAGTATTCCCGCGGGCAAGGCTTGCGCTGACGGCCGCTGGTTGGCGGGTCCGGGCAAGGATCTGTTCCAGACCGCCTACGACGAGCTGGGGCCGCTCAACTTTATCGCCGAGGACCTGGGCTACCTGACGCCCGGCGTTCGCGCGATGGCCTCGACCTGCGGCTTCCCTGGCATGGACGTACTGGAGTTTAGCGACTACGACGTTCGAAACGGAATTAATCCCACGCCGGGAAAGATCCTGTACACCTCTACGCACGACACGTCGACGCTTGCCGGTTGGTGCACGCGCTCCTTTACGGGCGGCGACGAGCCGAGCGGCAAGGAGTTTGCGGGCAAGCTGATGGGCGACGCACTCGCAAGCGACGCTCCACTGGTAATGATGCCGCTGCAGGATGTGCTGGGACTGGGCGACGATGCCCGCATGAACGTGCCGGGTGTCGCTACGGGCAACTGGACCTGGCAGGCTGACGAGGCGGACATCGAGGCTGCCGAGGACAAAACTGCACAGCTCCTGCGCAACACCCATAGATTCTGGGGCGAAGCGTGA
- the glgA gene encoding glycogen synthase GlgA, with amino-acid sequence MADSSKKMQIVFASAECAPFVKTGGLGDVAGSLPAALVRAGAEVIVMVPKYATIKDEYKAQMEHFSDFYVSLGWRNEYCGLEKLEHDGVTYMFIDNERYFARDYPYGFFDDGERFAFFSKAITESLQHLPAGFECDILHCNDWQTALAPVFLREFYQGLPLYDRVKTVFSIHNVAFQGQFSDTVMEDILGVAHIPAAASQLRCDACSINYMLGALRYADAITTVSPTYANEIQTPEFGEGLDGVLRERSYALQGILNGIDVAGFDPATDKRIAANYTVDDRSGKAVCKAKLQEELGLEVRDDRPLMVMVTRLTRQKGLDLVMYALDRILAGGVQVAVLGTGDRDYEDGLRYFQDKYPGTMAARIEFDPALSQRMYAAADMFLMPSKFEPCGLSQIIAMRYGTLPIVRETGGLKDTVIPYNEFTGEGTGFSFSNFNGDEMGDAVFRAARLFWDNREAWNQLVTQAMSQDFSWTRSADKYLDLYFFMHPEIERPAAVVEEAAPVEELAAVEEPKTEPVVEAPVAVEEPKVEEKQVEAEPEVKAEPKAEAVPEPEAKPAAKPAAKKTTTRKTTAKKTTTAKKATTTKAAATKTAAAKTTAAKATTTRKRTTAATKKAAEAEVAPEAKAEATAEAPATETKPAAKAPAKTAAKKTTAAKATTAKKATATKSTTTKTAATKAAAKPAAKIEEPPAEPKAEATVDAKPAAKTTTRKRATTTTKKTATKAEPKVEAKPEVKPEPAKETPVSPAAPAEEKAPSKKTSVRKATATRKRR; translated from the coding sequence GATTCCAGCAAAAAGATGCAGATCGTGTTTGCCTCGGCCGAGTGCGCACCGTTTGTAAAGACCGGTGGCCTGGGCGACGTGGCGGGCTCGCTGCCTGCGGCGCTCGTGCGCGCCGGCGCCGAGGTCATCGTGATGGTGCCCAAGTACGCCACCATCAAGGACGAGTACAAGGCGCAGATGGAGCACTTCTCCGATTTTTACGTGAGCCTGGGCTGGCGCAACGAGTACTGTGGGCTCGAGAAGCTCGAGCACGACGGCGTCACCTATATGTTCATCGACAACGAGCGCTACTTTGCGCGCGACTATCCGTACGGCTTCTTTGATGACGGCGAGCGTTTTGCATTCTTCTCCAAGGCCATCACCGAGAGCCTGCAGCACCTGCCGGCCGGCTTTGAGTGCGACATCCTGCACTGCAATGACTGGCAGACGGCGCTGGCGCCCGTGTTCTTGCGCGAGTTCTACCAGGGCCTGCCGCTGTACGACCGCGTCAAGACCGTGTTCTCGATTCACAACGTGGCGTTCCAGGGCCAGTTTAGCGACACCGTGATGGAGGACATCCTGGGTGTGGCACATATTCCCGCGGCCGCCTCGCAGCTGCGTTGCGACGCCTGCAGTATCAACTACATGCTGGGCGCGCTGCGCTATGCCGATGCCATCACCACAGTGAGCCCCACCTATGCCAACGAGATTCAGACGCCCGAGTTTGGCGAGGGCCTGGACGGTGTGCTGCGCGAGCGCTCCTATGCGCTGCAGGGCATTTTGAACGGCATTGACGTGGCGGGCTTTGACCCGGCGACCGACAAGCGCATTGCCGCCAACTACACGGTTGATGACCGTTCCGGCAAGGCTGTGTGCAAGGCAAAGCTGCAGGAAGAGCTGGGGCTCGAGGTTCGCGACGACCGCCCGCTTATGGTGATGGTCACCCGTCTGACGCGCCAGAAGGGCTTGGACTTGGTCATGTACGCGCTCGACCGCATTTTGGCCGGCGGCGTGCAGGTGGCGGTGCTGGGCACCGGCGACCGCGACTACGAGGACGGCCTGCGCTACTTCCAAGACAAGTACCCCGGCACTATGGCTGCGCGCATCGAGTTCGATCCTGCGCTGTCGCAGCGTATGTATGCCGCTGCCGATATGTTCCTGATGCCTTCGAAGTTTGAGCCCTGCGGGCTGTCGCAGATCATCGCCATGCGCTACGGCACGCTGCCCATCGTGCGCGAGACCGGTGGTCTGAAGGACACGGTGATCCCGTATAACGAGTTTACCGGCGAGGGCACGGGCTTCTCGTTTAGCAACTTTAACGGCGACGAGATGGGCGACGCCGTGTTCCGCGCGGCACGCCTGTTCTGGGATAACCGCGAGGCGTGGAACCAGCTGGTCACGCAGGCCATGAGCCAGGACTTTAGCTGGACGCGCTCTGCCGACAAGTATCTGGACCTGTACTTCTTTATGCATCCGGAGATCGAGAGGCCGGCGGCTGTAGTTGAGGAGGCTGCGCCTGTCGAGGAGCTTGCCGCTGTTGAGGAGCCCAAGACCGAGCCGGTTGTTGAGGCGCCCGTTGCTGTTGAGGAACCCAAGGTTGAGGAGAAGCAGGTTGAGGCTGAGCCTGAGGTGAAGGCTGAGCCCAAGGCAGAGGCTGTTCCCGAACCCGAGGCCAAGCCGGCTGCGAAGCCTGCCGCCAAAAAGACCACGACGCGCAAGACAACGGCCAAGAAGACTACGACGGCCAAGAAGGCTACGACGACCAAGGCTGCTGCTACCAAGACTGCCGCAGCCAAGACGACCGCTGCCAAGGCAACGACGACGCGCAAGCGCACCACTGCCGCTACCAAGAAGGCTGCCGAGGCCGAGGTAGCTCCTGAGGCAAAGGCCGAGGCCACAGCTGAGGCTCCTGCCACCGAGACAAAGCCGGCTGCCAAGGCTCCGGCAAAGACCGCTGCCAAGAAGACGACCGCGGCTAAGGCCACGACTGCCAAGAAGGCTACGGCAACCAAGTCGACGACCACCAAGACCGCCGCAACGAAGGCTGCCGCAAAGCCGGCTGCCAAGATTGAGGAGCCGCCCGCCGAGCCCAAGGCCGAGGCAACCGTCGATGCCAAGCCGGCCGCCAAGACCACCACGCGCAAGCGCGCCACGACGACGACCAAGAAGACCGCGACCAAGGCAGAGCCCAAGGTAGAGGCTAAGCCCGAGGTAAAGCCCGAGCCTGCTAAGGAGACCCCGGTCTCCCCCGCCGCTCCGGCTGAGGAAAAGGCACCGTCTAAGAAGACTTCCGTCCGCAAAGCAACGGCCACCCGCAAGCGCCGCTAA